The following are from one region of the Sulfurimicrobium lacus genome:
- a CDS encoding methyltransferase family protein: protein MPETLILSMGSIALLYISRGALSNPNSHGFYRFFAWEAILGLDALNFSVETANPWAPDQLLSTFMRVTSLVLAIHALILLIKIGKPMRERVDRALLGFEKTSSLVMIGAFKYIRHPMYASLLFFAWGEFLKQVSWLGVFLVLVASVFLWLTAKRDEEECLTHFGSEYQCYMRKTKRFIPFLL from the coding sequence ATGCCTGAAACGCTCATTCTCTCCATGGGTTCCATTGCCTTGCTCTATATCTCGCGGGGGGCGTTGAGCAATCCGAACTCGCATGGCTTTTACCGGTTTTTTGCCTGGGAGGCCATTTTGGGCCTGGATGCGCTCAACTTTTCAGTTGAGACGGCTAATCCCTGGGCCCCTGATCAGCTGCTTTCTACCTTCATGCGTGTGACTTCTCTGGTGCTGGCCATTCATGCCTTGATTCTGCTGATCAAAATCGGCAAACCAATGCGAGAGCGGGTGGATAGAGCATTGCTCGGCTTTGAAAAAACCTCGTCATTGGTGATGATCGGTGCGTTCAAGTACATTCGCCACCCGATGTACGCCTCCTTGCTTTTCTTTGCCTGGGGCGAGTTTCTCAAGCAGGTTTCCTGGCTAGGCGTTTTCCTGGTGCTGGTGGCGAGTGTTTTTCTGTGGCTGACGGCCAAAAGGGATGAAGAGGAATGCCTGACGCATTTTGGCTCCGAATATCAGTGCTATATGCGGAAGACCAAACGCTTCATCCCATT